One stretch of Hemibagrus wyckioides isolate EC202008001 linkage group LG01, SWU_Hwy_1.0, whole genome shotgun sequence DNA includes these proteins:
- the LOC131350766 gene encoding uncharacterized protein LOC131350766: protein MASQGKRLHIVTWNTQGIRSPSQKFSNVLSCLNDLQADVVFIQETRVGTKNYQMLTDVRDWKIYFTVNNSSSKGVAILINNNVPFNYICHDEDCSGGYIVLFCHLYGELYTLVSVYKHKADRTVLGRLKEYLMEAAEGVLVVGGDFNTVLHPSFDRSPSDSNHSAFRSILEDFTVSLNLRDTWSYLRFADEGFTRHQNDSHSRLDMFFMRSDTMRLVCGIRVEDNEISDHNPVVLVLEVQEQAGSKFPKVALLLKTATHTGIRKPNRISGKISGAEILSAIKTLSDLKEQRPNRRQVEHIKSHPCSVTEILKIKYNNMLKTKCVSEAFKEYHLSQGRHIFNVEYLIISQVLAKRLSAYIFPCSIQKQETILDKFLTVTCDKGTQKIKSSFLETSLRLENEWKEKLRHSEPPAKFHILECLLPVDQGSSGKLLLPECPLTNTILNLALNKLDHILNDEMECRSTVCFQRQALLIHAHQSKKKQVVSLVEKFQEDSGIIFHKIFHIED, encoded by the coding sequence ATGGCATCACAAGGAAAACGTCTCCATATTGTCACATGGAACACTCAGGGTATAAGAAGCCCATCCCAAAAGTTTTCAAATGTGTTGAGCTGTCTCAATGATCTTCAGGCTGATGTTGTCTTTATACAAGAGACACGTGTTGGGACAAAAAATTACCAAATGTTGACAGATGTTAGAGATTGGAAAATCTATTTCACTGTAAACAACTCCTCCAGCAAAGGAGTCGCAATACTGATAAACAACAATGTACCTTTTAATTACAtatgccatgatgaggattGTAGTGGAGGTTACATTGTGCTGTTCTGTCACCTGTATGGTGAACTCTACACACTTGTCAGTGTGTACAAACATAAGGCAGATAGAACTGTCTTGGGTAGACTGAAAGAGTATTTGATGGAAGCAGCTGAGGGTGTGCTAGTGGTTGGAGGAGATTTCAACACAGTTTTACATCCCAGCTTTGATCGGAGTCCTTCAGACTCGAACCATTCAGCATTTAGATCTATTTTAGAAGACTTTACTGTTTCTCTGAATCTAAGAGACACCTGGTCATACTTGCGCTTTGCTGATGAGGGTTTTACACGCCATCAGAATGACAGTCACTCTAGACTAGACATGTTTTTCATGCGCAGTGACACAATGAGACTAGTGTGTGGTATCAGAGTGGAAGACAACGAAATTTCTGATCATAATCCAGTTGTTCTGGTTCTTGAAGTGCAAGAACAGGCAGGAAGTAAATTTCCAAAAGTGGCCTTACTTTTAAAAACAGCAACACATACAGGTATCAGAAAACCCAACAGGATATCAGGGAAGATCAGTGGGGCAGAAATACTGAGTGCCATCAAGACTTTGTCTGATTTAAAAGAGCAAAGACCTAATCGAAGACAAGTGGAGCACATCAAAAGTCATCCATGTTCAGTGACAGAAATTCTAAAGATAAAGTACAACAacatgttaaaaacaaaatgtgtcTCTGAAGCTTTTAAAGAATATCATCTTTCACAAGGCAGACACATCTTCAATGTGGAATATTTGATAATCTCTCAAGTTTTAGCCAAACGTCTTAGTGCATACATTTTCCCCTGTTCTatacaaaaacaagaaacaattCTTGATAAATTTCTCACTGTGACTTGTGACAAAGGCACACAAAAAATCAAGTCATCTTTCTTAGAGACAAGCCTCAGACTTGAAAATGAATGGAAAGAGAAACTGAGACATTCTGAGCCCCCAGCAAAGTTCCATATTCTAGAATGTCTCCTTCCAGTAGACCAAGGCTCTTCTGGGAAACTTTTGCTGCCTGAATGTCCGCTCACCAACACTATCCTTAATTTGGCTCTGAATAAACTAGATCACATTCTCAATGACGAGATGGAATGCAGAAGCACTGTTTGTTTTCAGAGGCAGGCTCTGCTGATACATGCACACCAGAGCAAAAAGAAGCAAGTTGTTTCGCTAGTAGAGAAATTCCAGGAAGATTCTGGAATTatatttcataaaatatttcacatagagGATTAA